One genomic window of Myxococcus stipitatus includes the following:
- a CDS encoding siderophore-interacting protein yields the protein MASGLAFINGVLGRFLFREARVAQVREVSEHFRLVEMAGEALRDIEWCAGDKVQVYLPDVGLMRTYTPLSWDATLGSTRFLVYMHGDSPGARWGRNVKVGDRCQFFGPRGSLSLESLVGPVVLFGDETSFAVAHTLRNLRPGARSAEYVFEVSSRAESTGVLAELGLADAVLVERRDGDAHLPEVEARLREALGRQSHAHLVMTGRAQAIQALRERLRSERAPVAGQKVKAYWSLGKAGLD from the coding sequence ATGGCTTCGGGGCTGGCCTTCATCAATGGCGTGCTGGGGCGCTTCCTCTTCCGGGAGGCGCGGGTGGCGCAGGTGCGGGAGGTCTCCGAGCACTTCCGTCTCGTGGAGATGGCGGGCGAGGCCCTGCGCGACATCGAGTGGTGCGCGGGCGACAAGGTGCAGGTGTACCTCCCGGACGTGGGGTTGATGCGGACATATACCCCGCTGAGCTGGGACGCGACGCTCGGCTCGACCCGGTTCCTCGTCTACATGCACGGCGACAGCCCGGGCGCGCGCTGGGGCCGGAACGTCAAGGTCGGAGACCGTTGCCAATTCTTCGGTCCCCGAGGCTCCCTGTCGCTCGAGTCCCTCGTCGGCCCCGTGGTCCTCTTCGGTGACGAGACGTCCTTCGCCGTCGCCCACACGCTGCGAAACCTCCGCCCGGGAGCGCGGTCCGCGGAATATGTCTTCGAGGTCTCCTCCCGCGCCGAGTCCACCGGGGTGCTGGCGGAGCTGGGCCTCGCGGATGCCGTCCTGGTGGAGCGGCGGGATGGCGACGCGCACCTGCCGGAGGTGGAGGCGAGGCTGCGTGAGGCGCTGGGGCGGCAGTCCCACGCGCACCTGGTCATGACGGGCCGGGCGCAGGCCATCCAGGCGTTGCGTGAGCGGCTTCGCTCGGAGCGCGCGCCCGTCGCGGGCCAGAAGGTGAAGGCCTACTGGTCCCTCGGGAAGGCCGGCCTCGACTGA